In a single window of the Drosophila subpulchrella strain 33 F10 #4 breed RU33 chromosome X, RU_Dsub_v1.1 Primary Assembly, whole genome shotgun sequence genome:
- the LOC119558049 gene encoding period circadian protein isoform X1 yields MEGGESTESTHNTKVSDSAYSNSCSNSQSQRSGSSKSRLSGSHSSGSSGYGGKPSTQASSSDMIIKRNKDKSRKKKKNKGAGQTQVQSLISAATSLEGAEEKPRPSGSGCGDEQTLQDQQHGEDRNEPEATEQLQQEEEDQSGSESEADRGEGVAKSDAQSFPIPSPLSVTIVPPSMGGGVGGCGGVGHASGLDSSLAKFDKTWESTPGKMESMTGVGAGASGGHRGERVKEDSFCCVISMHDGIVLYTTPSITDVLGFPRDMWLGRSFIDFVHLKDRATFASQITTGIPIAESRGSMPKDAKSTFCVMLRRYRGLKSGGFGVIGRSVSYEPFRLGLTFREAPEEARPDNYMVSNGTNMLLVICATPIKSSYKVPDEILSQKSPKFAIRHTATGIISHVDSAAVSALGYLPQDLIGRSIMDFYHHEDLTVMKETYETVMKKGQTAGASFCSKPYRFLIQNGCYVLLETEWTSFVNPWSRKLEFVVGHHRVFQGPKQCNVFEAAPTCKLKISEEAQSRNTRIKEDIVKRLAETVSRPSDTVKQEVSRRCQALASFMETLMDEVSRADLKLELPHENELTVSERDSVMLGEISPHHDYYDSKSSTETPPSYNQLNYNENLLRFFNSKPVTAPAELDPPKTEPPEPRGTCVSGASGPMSPVHEGSGGSGSSGNFTTASNIHMSSVTNTSIAGTGGTGTGTGTGTGTGTGTGTGTGTGTGTGTGTGTGTGTGTGTGTGTGTGTGTGTGTGTGTGTGTGTGTGTGTGTGTRTGGGGAATPPITLTESLLNKHNDEMEKFMLKKHRESRGRTGEKSKKSTNDTLKMLEYSGPGHGIKRGGSHSWEGEANKPKQQMALGTDAVKGAAGSGGAAAGSGGVGSGGAGVAGGGGTGPGVVGTQDGRTTTTSGAGTPGGGGGTGGAVGATSSVGSSTPGPSSYPSCTQNINLWPPFSVGITPPVHSTHTAMAQSSFSSAGLFPTFYYIPASLTPTSPTRSPRIHKHPHKSGVELPTTSQQAAAAAAQAMPLQYMAGVMYPHPSLFYTHPAAAAATAMMYQPMPFPGMANALQIPERPLGSQSAYNKTVYTATPATMTKKVPGAFHSVTTTAQVQRPSSQTTSVKAEPGSNVAMSDPCKKEVPDSSSIPSVMGDYNSDPPCSSNPTNNKKYTDSNGNSDDMDGSSFSSFYSSFIKTTDGSESPPDTEKDPKHRKLKNMTNSESKIMEHPEEDQTQHGDG; encoded by the exons TGGCAGCTCCAAGTCCCGCCTGAGCGGAAGCCACTCCTCCGGCAGCAGTGGCTATGGCGGCAAGCCCTCGACGCAGGCCAGCAGTAGCGACATGATCATCAAGCGGAACAAGGACAAGTCGcgcaagaagaagaagaacaaAGGGGCGGGGCAGACGCAGGTGCAGTCCCTGATCTCGGCGGCGACATCCCTGGAGGGAGCGGAGGAGAAGCCGCGGCCCAGTGGCAGTGGATGCGGAGACGAGCAGACTTTGCAGGACCAGCAGCACGGCGAGGATCGCAACGAGCCCGAGGCCACAgagcagctgcagcaggaggaggaggatcaGTCCGGATCCGAGTCGGAAGCGGATCGGGGCGAGGGCGTAGCCAAGTCGGATGCCCAGAGCTTTCCCATCCCCTCGCCGCTGTCCGTGACCATAGTGCCGCCTTCGATGGGCGGAGGAGTGGGCGGTTGCGGCGGAGTGGGTCACGCCTCCGGTCTGGACAGCAGCCTGGCGAAATTCGATAAGACCTGGGAATCAACCCCGGGAAAAATGGAGTCCATGACTGGAGTAGGTGCTGGAGCATCCGGTGGGCATCGAGGGGAGCGGGTCAAGGAGGACAGCTTCTGCTGCGTGATATCCATGCACGACGGCATTGTCCTGTACACCACGCCTAGCATCACCGATGTCCTGGGCTTTCCACGCGACATGTGGTTGGGTAGATCCTTCATCGACTTTGTGCATCTCAAGGATCGGGCCACGTTCGCCAGTCAAATAACCACGGGCATACCCATCGCCGAATCCCGAGGCAGCATGCCAAAGGATGCCAAGAGCACGTTCTGCGTGATGCTGCGACGCTATCGAGGATTGAAGTCCGGTGGATTCGGAGTGATCGGGCGATCGGTCAGCTACGAACCCTTTCGGCTTGGCCTCACCTTCAGAGAGGCCCCGGAGGAGGCGCGACCCGACAACTACATGGTCTCCAATGGCACCAACATGCTGCTCGTCATTTGCGCCACTCCGATCAAGAGCAGCTACAAGG TTCCCGACGAGATTCTCTCCCAGAAGAGCCCCAAGTTCGCCATCCGCCACACGGCCACCGGTATTATTTCGCATGTGGACAGTGCGGCGGTAAGTGCGCTGGGCTATCTGCCGCAGGACCTGATAGGACGCAGCATCATGGACTTCTACCACCACGAGGACCTCACCGTCATGAAGGAGACCTACGAGACGGTGATGAAGAAGGGCCAGACGGCTGGCGCTTCCTTCTGCAGCAAGCCGTACCGCTTTCTCATCCAGAACGGGTGCTACGTACTCTTGGAGACCGAGTGGACCAGCTTCGTGAATCCGTGGTCCCGCAAGCTGGAGTTTGTGGTCGGACATCATCGAGTCTTTCAGG GACCCAAACAGTGCAATGTCTTCGAGGCCGCGCCCACGTGCAAGCTCAAGATATCGGAGGAGGCCCAGAGCCGGAACACGCGAATCAAGGAGGACATCGTGAAGCGCCTGGCGGAGACTGTGTCCCGCCCGTCGGATACGGTCAAACAGGAGGTCTCCCGTCGCTGCCAGGCACTCGCCAGCTTCATGGAGACCCTAATGGACGAGGTGTCTCGGGCTGACCTCAAGCTGGAGCTGCCGCACGAGAACGAGCTGACCGTCTCGGAGCGGGACAGCGTGATGCTCGGCGAGATCTCGCCGCACCATGACTACTATGACAGTAAGAGCTCCACAGAGACGCCGCCCAGCTACAACCAGCTAAACTATAACGAGAACCTGCTGCGTTTTTTCAACAGCAAGCCGGTCACGGCGCCGGCGGAGCTCGATCCGCCCAAGACGGAGCCGCCGGAGCCGCGGGGCACCTGTGTCAGTGGGGCCAGTGGACCGATGAGTCCCGTGCACGAGGGTAGTGGGGGCAGTGGCTCCTCGGGCAACTTCACCACCGCCAGTAATATCCACATGAGCAGTGTGACCAATACGAGCATTGCGGGCACAGGCGGAACGGGCACAGGAACGGGCACAGGAACGGGCACAGGTACTGGAACTGGGACAGGAACTGGGACAGGAACTGGGACTGGAACTGGGACAGGAACTGGGACAGGAACTGGGACAGGAACTGGGACAGGAACTGGGACAGGAACTGGGACAGGAACTGGGACAGGAACTGGGACAGGAACTGGGACAGGAACAGGGACAGGAACAGGAACAGGAACCGGTACGAGAACAGGAGGCGGAGGCGCCGCCACACCGCCCATTACGCTCACCGAATCGCTGCTCAACAAGCACAACGACGAAATGGAAAAGTTTATGCTGAAGAAGCACCGCGAGTCGCGGGGACGCACTGGTGAAAAGAGCAAGAAGTCCACAAACGACACCCTCAAGATGCTGGAGTACAGTGGCCCAGGACACGGGATAAAAAGGGGCGGTTCCCACTCGTGGGAGGGAGAGGCGAACAAACCCAAGCAGCAGATGGCCTTGGGAACGGATGCGGTCAAAGGGGCGGCAGGAAGCGGGGGAGCAGCCGCGGGCTCTGGTGGGGTGGGGTCAGGGGGAGCAGGTGTGGCAGGCGGAGGAGGAACCGGGCCAGGTGTAGTGGGAACACAAGACGGCAGGACCACGACAACATCGGGAGCAGGAACCCCAGGAGGAGGGGGAGGAACAGGAGGGGCGGTCGGAGCCACCTCCTCGGTGGGCAGCTCCACGCCAGGACCCTCCTCGTATCCCTCCTGCACCCAAAACATTAACCTCTGGCCACCATTCTCGGTGGGCATCACCCCGCCCGTCCACTCCACGCACACGGCGATGGCCCAGAGCAGCTTTTCCTCCGCCGGCCTCTTCCCGACGTTCTACTACATCCCCGCCTCCTTGACGCCCACCAGTCCCACACGCTCCCCTAGAATCCACAAGCACCCGCACAAGAGTGGCGTGGAGCTGCCCACCACCTCGCAgcaggcagcagcagcggccgCCCAGGCCATGCCGCTTCAGTACATGGCCGGCGTGATGTATCCACATCCCTCCCTCTTCTACACACATCCAGCGGCGGCGGCCGCCACGGCCATGATGTACCAACCGATGCCCTTCCCCGGGATGGCCAATGCCCTACAGATACCGGAGCGGCCGTTGGGCTCTCAGTCAGCCTACAACAAGACGGTGTACACA GCCACGCCAGCGACAATGACGAAGAAGGTACCTGGGGCATTCCACTCGGTCACCACCACCGCCCAGGTGCAACGGCCCTCCTCACAGACCACCTCCGTCAAGGCGGAGCCGGGTTCCAATGTGGCTATGTCGGATCCCTGCAAGAAGGAAGTGCCCGACTCTTCTTCCATTCCCTCCGTTATGGGGGACTACAACTCCGATCCGCCCTGCAGCAGCAATCCCACCAACAACAAG AAATACACGGACAGCAATGGAAACAGCGATGACATGGATGGCTCCAGCTTCTCCTCGTTCTACTCATCCTTCATTAAGACCACGGATGGATCGGAGAGTCCGCCGGACACCGAAAAGGACCCCAAGCATCGTAAACTAAAG AACATGACCAATTCGGAGAGCAAGATCATGGAACACCCCGAGGAGGACCAGACGCAGCATGGGGATGGGTAG
- the LOC119558049 gene encoding period circadian protein isoform X2, translating into MEGGESTESTHNTKVSDSAYSNSCSNSQSQRSGSSKSRLSGSHSSGSSGYGGKPSTQASSSDMIIKRNKDKSRKKKKNKGAGQTQVQSLISAATSLEGAEEKPRPSGSGCGDEQTLQDQQHGEDRNEPEATEQLQQEEEDQSGSESEADRGEGVAKSDAQSFPIPSPLSVTIVPPSMGGGVGGCGGVGHASGLDSSLAKFDKTWESTPGKMESMTGVGAGASGGHRGERVKEDSFCCVISMHDGIVLYTTPSITDVLGFPRDMWLGRSFIDFVHLKDRATFASQITTGIPIAESRGSMPKDAKSTFCVMLRRYRGLKSGGFGVIGRSVSYEPFRLGLTFREAPEEARPDNYMVSNGTNMLLVICATPIKSSYKVPDEILSQKSPKFAIRHTATGIISHVDSAAVSALGYLPQDLIGRSIMDFYHHEDLTVMKETYETVMKKGQTAGASFCSKPYRFLIQNGCYVLLETEWTSFVNPWSRKLEFVVGHHRVFQGPKQCNVFEAAPTCKLKISEEAQSRNTRIKEDIVKRLAETVSRPSDTVKQEVSRRCQALASFMETLMDEVSRADLKLELPHENELTVSERDSVMLGEISPHHDYYDTSRSRRRRSSIRPRRSRRSRGAPVSVGPVDR; encoded by the exons TGGCAGCTCCAAGTCCCGCCTGAGCGGAAGCCACTCCTCCGGCAGCAGTGGCTATGGCGGCAAGCCCTCGACGCAGGCCAGCAGTAGCGACATGATCATCAAGCGGAACAAGGACAAGTCGcgcaagaagaagaagaacaaAGGGGCGGGGCAGACGCAGGTGCAGTCCCTGATCTCGGCGGCGACATCCCTGGAGGGAGCGGAGGAGAAGCCGCGGCCCAGTGGCAGTGGATGCGGAGACGAGCAGACTTTGCAGGACCAGCAGCACGGCGAGGATCGCAACGAGCCCGAGGCCACAgagcagctgcagcaggaggaggaggatcaGTCCGGATCCGAGTCGGAAGCGGATCGGGGCGAGGGCGTAGCCAAGTCGGATGCCCAGAGCTTTCCCATCCCCTCGCCGCTGTCCGTGACCATAGTGCCGCCTTCGATGGGCGGAGGAGTGGGCGGTTGCGGCGGAGTGGGTCACGCCTCCGGTCTGGACAGCAGCCTGGCGAAATTCGATAAGACCTGGGAATCAACCCCGGGAAAAATGGAGTCCATGACTGGAGTAGGTGCTGGAGCATCCGGTGGGCATCGAGGGGAGCGGGTCAAGGAGGACAGCTTCTGCTGCGTGATATCCATGCACGACGGCATTGTCCTGTACACCACGCCTAGCATCACCGATGTCCTGGGCTTTCCACGCGACATGTGGTTGGGTAGATCCTTCATCGACTTTGTGCATCTCAAGGATCGGGCCACGTTCGCCAGTCAAATAACCACGGGCATACCCATCGCCGAATCCCGAGGCAGCATGCCAAAGGATGCCAAGAGCACGTTCTGCGTGATGCTGCGACGCTATCGAGGATTGAAGTCCGGTGGATTCGGAGTGATCGGGCGATCGGTCAGCTACGAACCCTTTCGGCTTGGCCTCACCTTCAGAGAGGCCCCGGAGGAGGCGCGACCCGACAACTACATGGTCTCCAATGGCACCAACATGCTGCTCGTCATTTGCGCCACTCCGATCAAGAGCAGCTACAAGG TTCCCGACGAGATTCTCTCCCAGAAGAGCCCCAAGTTCGCCATCCGCCACACGGCCACCGGTATTATTTCGCATGTGGACAGTGCGGCGGTAAGTGCGCTGGGCTATCTGCCGCAGGACCTGATAGGACGCAGCATCATGGACTTCTACCACCACGAGGACCTCACCGTCATGAAGGAGACCTACGAGACGGTGATGAAGAAGGGCCAGACGGCTGGCGCTTCCTTCTGCAGCAAGCCGTACCGCTTTCTCATCCAGAACGGGTGCTACGTACTCTTGGAGACCGAGTGGACCAGCTTCGTGAATCCGTGGTCCCGCAAGCTGGAGTTTGTGGTCGGACATCATCGAGTCTTTCAGG GACCCAAACAGTGCAATGTCTTCGAGGCCGCGCCCACGTGCAAGCTCAAGATATCGGAGGAGGCCCAGAGCCGGAACACGCGAATCAAGGAGGACATCGTGAAGCGCCTGGCGGAGACTGTGTCCCGCCCGTCGGATACGGTCAAACAGGAGGTCTCCCGTCGCTGCCAGGCACTCGCCAGCTTCATGGAGACCCTAATGGACGAGGTGTCTCGGGCTGACCTCAAGCTGGAGCTGCCGCACGAGAACGAGCTGACCGTCTCGGAGCGGGACAGCGTGATGCTCGGCGAGATCTCGCCGCACCATGACTACTATGACA CAAGCCGGTCACGGCGCCGGCGGAGCTCGATCCGCCCAAGACGGAGCCGCCGGAGCCGCGGGGCACCTGTGTCAGTGGGGCCAGTGGACCGATGA